The genomic region TGACGCTTTCGGCGGCGTTCACGCCGGCCGTTTGCAGGATCGCTTCGTAGGCGTGCGTTTCGGGTTTGCCGATCGTGATGGGCTCAATGCCCGTCGCGGTCGCGACGGAGGCGACGATGGAGCCTCCGCCGGGGATTTCGCCATGTTCCAAGGGGAATGTGGCGTCCCGATTGGTGGCGATAAACTGAGCGTGGCCCTGCTTGATCGCGGCGTGGGCAAAGCGCAGTTTGTCATAGGTGAATTGACGATCGATGCCGACGACGACGTAGTCGATGGTGTTTGGATCGACTGAGTCCGCGACGGTAACCGTTTGCAATCCGCCGACCTCGGAGAGTTCGGCCGCGAGGCCGGCCTCGCCGATCACGAACGCGGTTTTGCCTTCGGCGCCATGCCCTTTAAGATATAACGCTGTGGCGTAGGCGGATGTGAATATTTCTGATTCCGGGGCGTCCAGCCCATTGACGGCCTTAAGCTTCTCGCAGTACGAGGCGCGTGTCCGTCCGGAGTTGTTGGTCAGAAAGTAGACGTTTTTGCCCGCCGCCCGCAGGCGCTCGACGGCCTCCGTGGCGTAGGGGATTTGGGTGTCGCCGAGGTACATAACCCCGTCGAGATCGAACACATAAGTCGTGGTGGAAATCATATCGCGAAAGTGTAGCATACCGGTCGCCGGAAAGTCAAACGGGGAATCGGTGAGTGCGGCAAGAGCTTCCGGGGCCTTAGAGTTTGGCGCCACGGGGGGCAGGGTATAACTTGAATACCTACGAAGACGAAAATACCGAAGCGCCGGTCAATGCGGATCGGGTGTCTGGGAATAGATGCGCGAGCCGCCGAGTCTGTTAGGACAAGGACCGGCGAAGCAGGAAGGGAAACTTATGAAGTCGACGTCAGAATTGGATACCAAGCAGCGCATATATGCTCTGCAACACATAGAGAACGGGGAGTTTATTTGCTTGCTTCAGGAGGGCGTCGATTACCTGGCGTGTTTCTCCGACGGCGATACCGCGCTGGAGTTTCGCACCGCGCTTGGTCTTCAGGAGCACGTTGACCTGATCGCCATGACAATCGCGACCAGCCCATTCACGCACTTCTGGATGGACGGTGAAAGTATCGCGCTGGAGCATGAACTGGCGC from Capsulimonas corticalis harbors:
- a CDS encoding HAD-IIA family hydrolase — protein: MLHFRDMISTTTYVFDLDGVMYLGDTQIPYATEAVERLRAAGKNVYFLTNNSGRTRASYCEKLKAVNGLDAPESEIFTSAYATALYLKGHGAEGKTAFVIGEAGLAAELSEVGGLQTVTVADSVDPNTIDYVVVGIDRQFTYDKLRFAHAAIKQGHAQFIATNRDATFPLEHGEIPGGGSIVASVATATGIEPITIGKPETHAYEAILQTAGVNAAESVMIGDRLDTDIAVGKRAGARTVLVLTGVTSEAAANSAPENWRPDVIIGDLRGLE